In the genome of Gemmatimonas sp., one region contains:
- a CDS encoding Ig-like domain-containing protein produces the protein MKCSITVAPLVLALATPLAALQAQATPKIARLVITPASRTITAGDTMRLRTEARDAQGNVLSGVTVRYRLGGSARFEGRVDSLGLVTASATAILPVTVTATMPGAAPAFEVIEITAVPGPAARIDLSPSTPKLVVGQRVRATARAYSANDDARGDRVTWKSENPAIASVSATGVITARRAGSTAIVATTGSASERLRVTVATAALSSLTLTPGHVEARTGDVLRFAITAKDATGKAITGLTPTWSFSPGQGQIDADGAFVGYEPGDYTITASFGARSVESTITLAPRDVRRPLSLVGRLPRTRFTTEEVWIHPDGKHAYLGSGGGGDVLYALDISNPADPKVTDSIISNTRRVNDVMTFPDGKFLVFTREGASDRKNGIVIASLDDPAHPKPIAEFTDGVTGGVHSAFVYKQDKFGTFIFLTNDGTGALHVIDVNDPYHPKEVARWKTEGRPDAGRSLHDIDLRDGLLYASYWNDGLIVLDVGNGIKGGSPSNPVKVSQFKYDLNAMYKQVEVDGGPGFIRGTHTAWRHKNYVFIADEVFPAAGPKGAKDAAAGRAYGRLQVVDVSDIANPKAVAFYEPEYGGVHNVWVAGDSLYMGAYNAGFRVFDISGELRGDLRAQGREIGHLNTADMDGHVKNAAMTWGVVVNPKDGLAYVNDDNNGLWIIRIEPKPVKKVIP, from the coding sequence ATGAAGTGTTCGATCACCGTTGCGCCGCTTGTCCTGGCACTGGCGACTCCGCTGGCCGCCCTTCAGGCGCAAGCGACGCCGAAGATTGCCCGTCTCGTGATCACACCCGCCAGCCGGACGATCACCGCCGGCGACACCATGCGCCTGCGCACGGAAGCGCGTGATGCGCAGGGGAACGTCCTGTCCGGCGTTACCGTCCGCTATCGTTTGGGCGGCTCGGCGCGATTCGAAGGTCGGGTGGATTCCCTTGGCCTCGTCACGGCCAGCGCCACGGCGATCCTGCCGGTCACGGTCACGGCCACCATGCCGGGTGCCGCGCCCGCATTCGAAGTCATCGAGATTACGGCCGTACCGGGACCGGCCGCCCGCATCGACCTGTCGCCCAGCACCCCGAAGCTCGTGGTGGGTCAACGCGTCCGGGCGACGGCGCGCGCGTATTCCGCGAACGACGACGCACGCGGCGACCGCGTGACGTGGAAGAGTGAGAACCCGGCCATCGCGAGCGTGAGTGCGACCGGCGTCATCACGGCGCGGCGGGCCGGGAGTACGGCGATCGTGGCCACCACCGGCAGCGCATCGGAGCGCCTTCGCGTTACGGTCGCGACGGCGGCGTTGTCGTCGTTGACGCTCACTCCCGGCCACGTGGAAGCGCGCACTGGTGACGTGCTGCGCTTCGCCATCACGGCCAAGGATGCGACCGGTAAGGCCATCACCGGACTCACACCCACCTGGAGCTTTTCACCGGGTCAGGGGCAAATCGATGCCGACGGCGCGTTCGTAGGCTACGAGCCGGGCGACTACACCATTACCGCGTCGTTCGGGGCGCGCAGCGTGGAGAGCACCATCACGCTGGCGCCGCGCGATGTACGTCGCCCGCTGTCGTTGGTGGGCCGTCTGCCGCGCACGCGCTTCACCACCGAAGAAGTGTGGATTCACCCCGATGGCAAGCACGCGTATCTCGGTTCGGGCGGTGGCGGCGATGTGTTGTACGCCCTCGACATCAGCAACCCGGCCGATCCCAAGGTGACCGACTCGATCATCTCGAACACGCGCCGCGTGAACGATGTGATGACGTTCCCCGACGGCAAGTTCCTGGTGTTCACACGCGAAGGCGCGAGCGATCGTAAGAACGGGATCGTGATCGCGTCGCTGGACGATCCGGCGCACCCCAAGCCGATCGCCGAATTCACCGATGGGGTGACCGGTGGCGTGCACTCGGCGTTCGTGTACAAGCAGGACAAGTTCGGCACGTTCATCTTTCTCACGAACGACGGCACTGGTGCCTTGCACGTGATCGACGTGAACGATCCGTATCATCCGAAGGAAGTGGCGCGGTGGAAAACGGAAGGACGTCCCGATGCCGGCCGCTCGTTGCACGACATCGATTTGCGCGACGGCCTGTTGTACGCGAGCTACTGGAACGACGGCCTGATCGTGCTCGACGTGGGCAACGGCATCAAGGGCGGCTCGCCGTCGAATCCGGTAAAGGTGTCGCAGTTCAAGTACGACCTGAACGCGATGTACAAGCAGGTGGAAGTGGACGGCGGCCCGGGGTTCATTCGCGGTACGCACACCGCGTGGCGTCACAAGAACTACGTCTTCATCGCCGACGAAGTGTTTCCCGCAGCTGGCCCCAAGGGCGCGAAAGACGCGGCCGCCGGCCGTGCATATGGCCGCTTGCAGGTGGTCGACGTGTCCGACATCGCCAACCCGAAAGCGGTGGCGTTCTACGAGCCGGAGTACGGCGGTGTGCACAACGTGTGGGTGGCTGGTGATTCGCTGTACATGGGCGCGTACAACGCCGGCTTCCGCGTGTTCGACATCTCCGGCGAGCTGCGGGGCGACCTGCGCGCGCAGGGACGCGAGATCGGCCACCTGAACACGGCCGACATGGACGGCCACGTGAAGAACGCGGCGATGACGTGGGGCGTGGTGGTGAATCCGAAAGACGGTCTGGCCTACGTGAACGACGACAACAACGGCTTGTGGATCATCCGGATCGAACCCAAGCCGGTGAAGAAGGTTATTCCGTGA
- a CDS encoding YncE family protein, with protein sequence MTVRAMRAAVLTTMLCAASTARAQPTALPPVRDYLVLVASESVDRVALVRFGPTGARVEREKYVGWSKMEVAGPHGVAITPNAKEYFVTIAHGTPFGKLVKYDAATDTQLGSVMLGNFPATAQVSPDGALVFVVNFNLHGDMETSDVSVVAAKEMVEIARIRTCTMPHGSRLTSDGTKHYSACMMDETLAEIDASTLTVSRHFFLTKGKEMGMTGAPAERGANEHAAHGGAAADMSGHGMEPPKPGDISCSPTWAQPSRDGSRVWVACNKSSDLVEIDTKSWTLVRRIAAGPGVYNLATTHNGARLIATNKRDASVSVFDATTAKELARIPTTRKVVHGIAVSDDDRYAFISVEGVGSEPGTVDVIDLTSLRKVASVDVGQQAGGIDFLRSEPVKR encoded by the coding sequence GTGACGGTACGCGCCATGCGCGCCGCCGTATTGACGACGATGCTGTGCGCGGCGTCGACCGCGCGCGCACAGCCGACGGCGCTGCCACCGGTACGAGACTACCTCGTGCTGGTGGCCAGCGAATCGGTGGACCGCGTGGCGCTGGTGCGCTTCGGGCCCACCGGCGCGCGCGTGGAGCGTGAGAAGTACGTGGGCTGGTCGAAGATGGAAGTGGCTGGTCCGCACGGCGTCGCGATTACGCCGAATGCGAAGGAGTACTTCGTGACCATCGCGCACGGCACGCCGTTCGGAAAGCTGGTGAAGTACGATGCTGCCACCGACACGCAGCTGGGCAGCGTGATGCTGGGAAACTTTCCGGCCACGGCACAGGTATCGCCCGATGGTGCGCTGGTATTCGTGGTGAATTTCAATTTGCACGGCGACATGGAGACGAGCGATGTGTCGGTCGTCGCCGCGAAAGAGATGGTGGAGATCGCGCGCATCCGTACGTGCACGATGCCGCACGGGTCGCGGCTCACGAGCGACGGCACCAAGCACTATTCGGCGTGCATGATGGACGAAACGCTGGCCGAGATCGATGCCAGCACGTTGACGGTGAGCCGGCATTTCTTTCTCACGAAGGGGAAGGAAATGGGCATGACGGGCGCGCCGGCCGAGCGCGGGGCGAATGAACATGCGGCGCATGGCGGTGCGGCCGCCGACATGTCGGGGCACGGGATGGAGCCCCCGAAGCCTGGCGACATCTCCTGCTCGCCCACCTGGGCGCAACCATCGCGCGACGGCTCACGCGTGTGGGTGGCGTGCAACAAGTCGAGTGATCTGGTGGAGATCGACACGAAGTCGTGGACCCTCGTGCGTCGCATTGCGGCCGGCCCCGGCGTGTACAACCTGGCCACTACCCACAACGGTGCGCGCCTCATCGCCACCAATAAGCGTGATGCCTCGGTGTCGGTGTTCGATGCGACGACGGCCAAGGAACTCGCGCGCATTCCCACCACACGTAAGGTGGTACACGGCATCGCGGTGTCCGACGACGATCGGTACGCCTTCATCTCGGTGGAAGGCGTCGGTTCGGAACCTGGCACGGTGGATGTGATCGACTTGACGTCGCTCAGAAAAGTGGCGTCGGTGGATGTAGGACAGCAGGCGGGAGGCATCGACTTTCTGCGGTCGGAGCCGGTGAAACGCTAG
- a CDS encoding type II toxin-antitoxin system HipA family toxin, which translates to MSTPTAYVYIDTDGAPRLAGRLYVTAHRGRETATFQYHDAWIASGDSFALEPALSVSRAPHYAGEDRRMFGALGDSAPDRWGQTLLRRAERRQAKAENRAPRALREVDFLLGVTDSVRQGALRLALTEGGPFVAPERPSGVPPLVELPALLAASDRYLSDQETAEDLRLLLAPGSSLGGARPKASVRDTSGALLIAKFPKRNEDDYRVVAWEAVALQLARDAGLRTTESRLDRVADNDVLLVTRFDRQVTDQGVRRIPYLSAMSMLGAVDGERRSYVEIADALRAHGAAATQDLAELWRRIVFSVFISNTDDHLRNHGFLYAGATGWRLSPVFDVNPVPTDIKDRVLSTAISTDGDPTASLDIAFEVAPQFGLKATDAKRIAAEVGAATACWTTVAARFGIAASEIERMRSAFEHDTLS; encoded by the coding sequence ATGAGCACCCCGACCGCCTACGTCTACATCGACACGGACGGGGCTCCGCGGTTGGCGGGGCGCCTGTACGTCACCGCGCATCGCGGCCGCGAGACCGCGACGTTCCAGTACCACGACGCATGGATCGCGAGCGGCGACAGCTTTGCCCTCGAACCGGCGCTGTCGGTATCCCGCGCCCCGCACTACGCCGGCGAAGATCGCCGCATGTTCGGCGCGCTCGGCGATTCCGCGCCCGACCGCTGGGGCCAGACGCTCCTTCGCCGCGCCGAACGCCGACAGGCCAAGGCCGAGAACCGGGCCCCGCGGGCCCTGCGCGAAGTCGACTTTCTGCTCGGGGTCACGGACAGTGTCCGGCAGGGCGCGCTGCGTCTCGCACTCACGGAGGGCGGCCCGTTCGTGGCGCCCGAACGTCCCTCGGGCGTACCCCCGCTCGTCGAGCTCCCGGCCCTGCTCGCGGCGTCCGATCGGTATCTGTCCGACCAGGAAACCGCCGAGGATCTGCGCCTCCTCCTCGCCCCGGGGTCGTCGCTTGGCGGTGCCCGCCCAAAGGCGTCGGTACGCGACACCAGTGGTGCGCTGCTGATCGCCAAATTCCCCAAGAGGAATGAGGATGACTATCGGGTCGTCGCATGGGAGGCGGTGGCTCTGCAGCTCGCCCGCGACGCCGGCCTTCGCACGACGGAATCACGCCTGGATAGGGTCGCCGATAACGACGTGTTGCTCGTGACCCGTTTCGACCGCCAGGTGACCGACCAAGGCGTGCGTCGCATTCCGTACCTCTCCGCCATGAGCATGCTCGGCGCCGTAGACGGTGAGCGGCGGAGCTACGTCGAGATCGCGGACGCGTTGCGCGCGCATGGCGCAGCTGCCACGCAGGATCTGGCCGAACTCTGGCGGCGCATCGTGTTCTCGGTGTTCATCTCCAACACCGATGACCACCTGCGCAATCACGGGTTCCTCTACGCGGGCGCCACGGGTTGGCGCCTATCGCCGGTGTTCGATGTGAATCCAGTTCCGACGGACATCAAGGACCGCGTGCTGTCGACGGCGATCAGCACCGACGGCGACCCCACGGCGTCACTCGACATCGCGTTCGAGGTCGCGCCGCAGTTTGGATTGAAGGCGACCGACGCCAAGCGCATCGCCGCCGAGGTGGGTGCCGCGACGGCGTGTTGGACCACCGTGGCCGCGCGCTTCGGCATTGCGGCGTCGGAGATCGAGCGAATGCGCTCGGCGTTCGAGCACGATACGCTTTCTTGA
- a CDS encoding nucleotidyltransferase domain-containing protein, which translates to MPLLPPPSLHEPLGVVLGTRAKVDLVRVLTAGGAPISQRELARRAGVTLRSAQAALADLYAVGLAKKLEGGRDHLTLLNERHRLAPALIALFSAEAELALGMRQALAALARGDRKPPLGLYLFGSVARADETPTSDVDVLLIARDAAHRELLMDRLLAGVDTLRVQYGATASPVAYTIREARRGWGERAAPWPDIARDVVPILGPPLSELLT; encoded by the coding sequence ATGCCTTTACTACCACCGCCGTCTTTGCATGAACCGCTCGGTGTGGTGCTCGGCACACGGGCCAAGGTGGACCTCGTGCGCGTACTGACCGCCGGTGGCGCGCCGATCTCGCAGCGGGAGTTGGCGCGTCGCGCGGGGGTGACCCTGCGCAGTGCGCAGGCCGCGCTCGCCGACCTGTATGCGGTTGGCCTCGCGAAAAAGCTCGAAGGCGGCCGTGATCATCTGACGCTGCTGAACGAACGGCACCGGCTCGCGCCAGCGCTGATCGCGTTGTTTAGCGCGGAGGCCGAGCTCGCCCTCGGGATGCGGCAGGCGCTTGCAGCGCTCGCACGAGGTGACCGCAAGCCACCACTCGGCCTGTACCTCTTCGGGAGCGTTGCGCGCGCCGACGAGACCCCCACGAGCGACGTGGACGTACTGCTCATCGCGCGTGATGCCGCCCATCGCGAACTCCTGATGGATCGCCTGCTGGCGGGCGTCGACACGCTGCGTGTGCAGTACGGCGCGACGGCGAGTCCGGTCGCCTACACCATTCGGGAGGCTCGGCGCGGGTGGGGCGAGCGCGCGGCACCCTGGCCGGACATCGCTCGCGACGTGGTGCCCATTCTCGGACCGCCCCTGTCGGAGCTCCTCACATGA
- a CDS encoding HAMP domain-containing sensor histidine kinase — protein MPVSRIRLRLAFGFAMAFAVGTGLLAAGGLAFMARESTRRFDARLDGIGAGVISAVGREYAETPDSSFAVVAGDVAAEWPENGGAFLLLDASGTLAARRDPDGASQRVFNVVPANRAARFDVDRGGPDLRGRVIDTTIVVTGDAATAMHTFRIVTFGSTEGIEADTELLLGAIAVGVPLTLLASLLVGYLLAGRAMEPVRSLSQDIAAIAPSDLSRRLLPQYDGDELGALAAEFDALMIRLDEAQQRNRQFVREAAHQIRTPLTLVLGEAALALDAGTDSRTDAPDAERLRSSLARVRTAAEQMRRRVDELFLLAEARAGEVVRLEERVELDSLVLECTDLMRARASGTGHALAIGDAEPVTVLGNAALLQEALLELIENACRHGLPTAPITVSCRVVKGEGAQTSEAQLEVCNDGPPFSDAAMCDVKAQAHDRGLGLSIVRWVAVSHHGRVELLHDADRSIVRIVRIVLPACKG, from the coding sequence ATGCCCGTTAGTCGGATTCGACTTCGTCTCGCGTTTGGCTTCGCGATGGCGTTCGCCGTCGGAACGGGCCTGTTGGCCGCTGGCGGTCTCGCCTTCATGGCGCGCGAATCGACGCGGCGGTTTGACGCGCGTCTCGACGGGATCGGCGCCGGCGTGATCTCTGCCGTGGGGCGCGAGTACGCAGAGACGCCCGACTCATCATTTGCGGTCGTCGCGGGAGACGTCGCGGCCGAATGGCCCGAGAACGGTGGCGCATTTCTGCTGCTCGACGCGAGCGGCACGTTGGCGGCGCGTCGTGATCCCGACGGCGCCAGCCAGCGAGTGTTCAACGTGGTGCCGGCCAACCGTGCCGCGCGCTTCGACGTGGATCGAGGTGGTCCGGATCTTCGCGGTCGTGTAATCGATACCACGATCGTGGTGACCGGTGACGCCGCGACGGCCATGCACACGTTCCGCATCGTTACATTCGGCTCGACCGAAGGCATCGAGGCCGACACCGAGCTGCTGCTCGGCGCCATCGCCGTTGGCGTCCCGCTCACTTTGCTGGCAAGTCTGCTGGTCGGCTATCTGCTGGCCGGACGTGCAATGGAACCGGTCCGATCGCTATCGCAAGACATTGCGGCGATCGCGCCATCCGATCTCTCTCGTCGCCTGTTACCGCAGTACGATGGGGACGAGCTCGGGGCGTTGGCGGCGGAGTTTGATGCGCTCATGATCCGTCTCGACGAAGCGCAGCAGCGCAATCGGCAGTTCGTGCGCGAAGCGGCACACCAGATTCGCACACCGCTCACGCTCGTGCTCGGTGAAGCCGCACTGGCGCTCGACGCGGGGACCGACTCGCGCACGGATGCGCCGGACGCCGAACGGTTACGGTCGTCGCTTGCGCGCGTGCGAACAGCGGCCGAGCAGATGCGCCGTCGCGTGGATGAGCTGTTCCTCTTGGCTGAAGCGCGTGCCGGCGAAGTGGTCCGGCTCGAGGAACGCGTCGAGCTCGATAGTCTCGTGCTCGAGTGTACGGATCTGATGCGCGCCCGAGCGTCGGGCACGGGACACGCGCTCGCGATCGGCGACGCTGAACCGGTCACGGTGCTGGGCAATGCCGCGCTGCTTCAGGAAGCGTTGCTCGAACTGATCGAGAACGCCTGTCGACACGGCCTGCCGACCGCACCGATCACGGTCTCGTGTCGAGTGGTGAAGGGCGAGGGCGCGCAGACCAGTGAAGCACAGCTCGAGGTCTGCAACGACGGCCCGCCATTCTCCGATGCAGCGATGTGTGATGTGAAAGCGCAAGCGCACGACCGAGGGCTTGGGCTCTCGATCGTGCGCTGGGTCGCCGTCTCACATCATGGTCGCGTCGAACTGCTGCACGACGCCGATCGCAGTATCGTACGTATCGTACGTATCGTGCTGCCGGCATGCAAAGGCTGA
- a CDS encoding response regulator transcription factor, protein MRVLVVEDDAEVRDFLLRVIREAAWAPDGVSDGQAALVALARGPYDLVVLDVGLPDMDGFAVCRALRARGDRTPVLVLTARNAVNDRVCGLDAGADDYLAKPFAVSELLARLRALARRPAAALEPVLRLADLALDSATRQATRAGEPLVLTPREVALLEYLLRNARRVVSRSQILDHVWDDNFDPVANAIDVLVGRLRRKIDGDGLLPLLHTVRGSGYVLTDRIGGDYAR, encoded by the coding sequence ATGCGAGTCCTGGTGGTCGAGGACGATGCGGAGGTTCGCGACTTCCTGCTTCGAGTCATTCGCGAGGCCGCCTGGGCGCCCGACGGTGTGTCGGATGGTCAGGCGGCGCTCGTTGCGCTCGCTCGCGGCCCCTACGATCTCGTGGTACTCGACGTCGGATTGCCGGACATGGACGGGTTCGCGGTGTGTCGCGCACTGCGGGCACGCGGTGATCGCACGCCGGTGCTCGTGCTCACCGCGCGGAACGCCGTCAACGACCGCGTTTGCGGACTCGATGCCGGTGCCGATGACTATCTCGCCAAACCGTTCGCGGTCAGTGAGCTGCTGGCCCGGCTTCGCGCCCTGGCGAGACGCCCGGCTGCCGCGCTCGAGCCCGTGCTGCGATTGGCGGATCTCGCGTTGGACAGCGCCACGCGTCAGGCGACCCGGGCGGGTGAGCCGCTCGTGCTCACGCCGCGAGAAGTGGCCTTGTTGGAATATCTGCTGCGCAACGCACGACGGGTGGTGAGCCGATCGCAGATTCTCGATCACGTCTGGGACGATAACTTCGATCCGGTGGCCAACGCCATCGATGTGCTCGTAGGCCGACTGCGACGTAAAATCGATGGCGATGGACTGCTCCCGCTGCTGCACACCGTCCGTGGTAGCGGGTATGTCCTGACAGACCGAATCGGCGGTGACTATGCCCGTTAG
- a CDS encoding PepSY domain-containing protein, which translates to MRNRIACGMLALTLGSTVASAQAVTVKEEKTGMLKLAKVTPTAATATALTKVPGGKVQSAEIEKEDGKLVYSFDIKVVGKSGIDEVLVDAMTGAVVSVEHETPADEAKEAKEDLAKKAKSKVPPAVKKPGA; encoded by the coding sequence ATGCGTAACCGGATCGCGTGCGGTATGCTCGCGCTGACGTTGGGTTCGACCGTCGCTTCAGCGCAGGCGGTGACCGTGAAGGAAGAGAAAACGGGGATGCTCAAGCTGGCCAAGGTCACGCCCACCGCCGCCACTGCCACTGCGCTGACGAAGGTGCCGGGTGGAAAAGTGCAGAGCGCCGAAATCGAAAAGGAAGACGGGAAGCTGGTGTACTCCTTTGACATCAAGGTCGTAGGGAAGAGTGGCATCGATGAGGTGCTCGTCGATGCGATGACGGGTGCGGTGGTCAGTGTCGAGCATGAGACGCCCGCCGACGAGGCGAAGGAAGCCAAGGAGGACTTGGCCAAGAAGGCCAAGTCCAAAGTTCCGCCAGCGGTGAAGAAGCCGGGCGCGTAG
- a CDS encoding amidase, which yields MPLRDRILERDYLGAFCKHTHVYRAGAGSGPLRGLTFGLKDIFDVSGHRTGFGSPDWFASHGEASSTATVARHLLEAGATLAGKTHTEELAFSLTGENAHYGTPLNPAAPHRVPGGSSSGSAAAVAGRLVDFAIGSDTGGSVRAPASFCGIYGIRPTHGRISLDGVCPLAPIFDTVGWFARDAALLAQVGDVLLGGTPATPGRLLLATDAFALALPGAADALAPALASLTALLGEAEPVTVSAEGLSAWFDVFRVLQYDDIWTTHRSWVTRVRPTFGPQVGPRFDAVALVQPHEVAVMRERRVEIVALLDEMLADNAVLVLPTVPDIAPLLRLPPAETIAFRERALALLCIAGLGGLPQVNLPFGTLHGCPLGLSIIAARGNDEMLLDIAMRLAPASARDR from the coding sequence ATGCCTCTCCGGGACCGCATCCTCGAACGCGATTACCTCGGCGCGTTCTGCAAGCACACCCACGTGTATCGCGCCGGCGCTGGCAGCGGGCCACTACGCGGCCTTACGTTCGGCCTCAAGGACATCTTCGATGTGTCGGGCCATCGCACGGGCTTCGGCAGCCCCGATTGGTTTGCGTCGCACGGCGAAGCGTCGAGCACCGCCACGGTGGCCAGGCACTTGCTCGAGGCCGGCGCCACCCTCGCGGGCAAGACGCACACCGAAGAGCTGGCATTCAGCCTCACCGGCGAGAACGCGCACTACGGGACGCCGCTGAATCCCGCCGCACCACACCGCGTGCCCGGTGGGTCATCTAGCGGCTCCGCGGCGGCCGTAGCGGGCCGTCTGGTCGACTTCGCCATCGGCAGCGATACCGGTGGATCGGTACGGGCACCGGCGAGCTTCTGCGGCATATACGGCATCCGCCCCACGCACGGCCGGATCTCCCTGGACGGCGTGTGCCCGCTGGCTCCGATCTTCGACACGGTCGGATGGTTCGCGCGGGACGCGGCGCTGCTCGCGCAGGTTGGCGACGTGCTGTTGGGCGGCACGCCCGCAACGCCCGGTCGTCTGTTACTCGCGACGGACGCGTTTGCCCTGGCGCTCCCAGGGGCCGCCGACGCACTCGCGCCGGCGCTCGCGTCTCTGACCGCACTCCTCGGCGAGGCCGAACCAGTCACGGTGAGCGCCGAAGGACTGTCGGCCTGGTTCGACGTATTCCGCGTGCTGCAGTACGACGATATCTGGACGACGCATCGATCATGGGTCACGCGCGTACGCCCGACGTTCGGCCCGCAGGTTGGCCCGCGCTTCGACGCGGTGGCGCTGGTGCAGCCACACGAGGTCGCGGTCATGCGCGAACGGCGCGTGGAGATCGTGGCGCTATTGGACGAGATGCTCGCGGACAATGCGGTGCTGGTGCTACCCACCGTACCCGATATCGCCCCGCTGCTGCGGTTGCCGCCGGCTGAAACGATCGCGTTCCGCGAGCGCGCACTGGCGCTGCTCTGCATCGCCGGATTGGGCGGACTGCCGCAGGTGAATTTGCCGTTCGGCACGCTGCACGGCTGCCCGCTCGGCCTATCCATCATCGCGGCGCGGGGGAACGACGAAATGCTGCTGGACATCGCGATGCGGCTTGCACCTGCTTCCGCTCGAGATCGCTGA
- a CDS encoding pyridoxamine 5'-phosphate oxidase family protein — MSEQSEQEKRIDELYDLVDGIETAMFVTQREDGQLVSRPMATQKRNPVADLWFVTDVESNKIDELDQNPNINLSYFSTKSKEWVSVSGTATISTDRAAIRALYEPDWKMYFGALDDVRNGGPDDPRLALILVNADSVIYLKQDKSTPAVLFELLKGRITGDRPDLGTVKSVTL, encoded by the coding sequence ATGAGCGAACAGAGCGAACAAGAGAAGCGAATCGACGAACTATACGACTTGGTCGACGGCATCGAAACCGCCATGTTCGTGACCCAGCGCGAAGACGGGCAACTGGTGTCGCGACCGATGGCCACGCAGAAGCGGAATCCGGTGGCCGACCTCTGGTTCGTGACCGACGTCGAATCGAACAAGATCGACGAGCTGGACCAGAACCCGAACATCAACCTCAGCTATTTCAGCACGAAGTCGAAGGAATGGGTCTCCGTGTCGGGGACCGCGACTATCTCTACGGACCGCGCCGCGATTCGTGCACTCTACGAGCCCGACTGGAAGATGTACTTTGGCGCGCTCGACGACGTGCGCAACGGTGGCCCCGACGATCCCCGTCTCGCCCTCATTCTCGTGAATGCGGACAGCGTGATTTACCTGAAGCAGGACAAGTCCACGCCGGCGGTGCTCTTCGAACTGTTGAAGGGCCGAATCACCGGAGACCGCCCGGATCTCGGCACTGTGAAGTCGGTGACGCTGTAA